A genomic stretch from Marinimicrobium sp. C6131 includes:
- a CDS encoding diguanylate cyclase: MIKHCTTTVAKTRPRPSLFWPILLLACASVQALEPGIALEGLTLQPLVEQTEFRSADRDATLENIREDGGFQALHRTDINQGISGRAFWLRTRLVNTRDDPASWILVHKTSYLDHIELYTRDKSERDFKRTHLSDRVPFDERPIDYRTLAFSGQTSGESYTDIYLKVYYDKPDSVSLEFTLYSPEAFAQAVQRENLWFGAYYGALGVMLFLALIIGVLLRRPSVFIYAALLLATGWKWTLLNGFGFQYLWPNSIYGHNEGFHIAFLLFAICATQFSKSFLNTRIHFPLGHRLLQVIQFVALAGIAVRLMGAYEPALHIAFITLAVIAFILPIIGAHAWYNGLRYARWYFLAWLIYSVSLLLTLASAYLNIVPNGMYALTLLQVGSLLEAVFLTVALTERLLNLETERRNALALANQDPLTGLGNRRLLQSEYERFIESDTAERKPMYLIMIDLDHFKQINDHHGHDAGDQVLREVARLLRAHCRDTDVCIRYGGEEFALLVRTDTAQSARAIAERVREEFAGTPTLYDGQSIAHTLSCGITPVQRHGQALSVNEMMKYADQALYEGKAAGRNCTVIYRDSLSNPALQTIQ, translated from the coding sequence ATGATCAAACACTGTACAACAACCGTGGCGAAAACCCGGCCGCGGCCGTCCCTGTTTTGGCCCATCCTGCTATTGGCGTGTGCGAGTGTTCAGGCGCTGGAGCCGGGAATAGCGCTGGAGGGTCTGACCCTACAACCACTGGTAGAACAGACGGAGTTTCGTTCCGCTGACCGGGATGCCACGCTTGAAAACATTCGGGAAGACGGTGGCTTTCAAGCGTTGCACCGAACCGATATCAATCAGGGCATATCAGGACGGGCTTTCTGGTTGCGCACCCGACTGGTCAATACCCGCGATGACCCCGCGTCCTGGATACTGGTCCACAAAACCTCCTACCTCGATCACATCGAACTGTATACTCGCGATAAGAGCGAGCGCGACTTCAAACGCACCCACCTGTCCGACCGGGTGCCCTTTGACGAACGTCCGATTGATTACCGCACGCTGGCGTTTTCGGGCCAAACATCGGGCGAAAGCTACACGGATATTTACCTGAAGGTTTACTACGACAAGCCGGATTCGGTCAGCCTGGAGTTCACCTTGTATTCTCCCGAGGCGTTCGCTCAAGCGGTCCAGCGCGAGAATCTGTGGTTCGGTGCCTACTATGGCGCTTTGGGCGTCATGCTTTTTCTGGCGTTGATTATCGGAGTATTGCTTCGAAGACCGAGTGTGTTCATTTACGCTGCCCTGTTATTGGCAACGGGTTGGAAATGGACCCTGTTGAACGGGTTCGGATTCCAGTATCTATGGCCCAACAGTATTTACGGACACAACGAGGGATTCCATATTGCCTTTTTGCTGTTCGCTATTTGTGCCACTCAATTTTCCAAGTCGTTTCTGAACACCCGAATCCACTTTCCACTCGGGCACCGTTTGCTGCAAGTCATCCAGTTTGTTGCCCTGGCAGGAATAGCGGTGCGCCTGATGGGGGCTTACGAACCGGCGTTACACATTGCGTTTATTACCCTGGCGGTCATTGCGTTCATACTCCCGATCATTGGTGCCCATGCGTGGTACAACGGCCTGCGCTATGCGCGTTGGTACTTTCTGGCCTGGTTGATCTATTCGGTCAGCCTTCTGTTAACGTTGGCCAGTGCCTATCTGAATATCGTTCCCAATGGCATGTATGCGTTGACCCTACTGCAGGTCGGAAGCCTCCTGGAAGCGGTGTTTCTTACCGTCGCGTTGACAGAACGGTTGTTGAATCTGGAAACCGAACGACGCAACGCGCTGGCATTGGCCAATCAGGATCCGCTGACCGGCTTGGGTAACCGGAGGCTGTTGCAGAGCGAGTACGAACGTTTTATCGAGAGTGACACCGCCGAGCGCAAGCCCATGTATCTGATCATGATTGACCTGGATCATTTTAAACAGATCAATGATCACCATGGTCATGATGCCGGGGACCAGGTATTGAGAGAAGTGGCACGGCTACTTCGGGCACATTGCCGGGACACCGATGTCTGTATTCGTTACGGGGGTGAAGAGTTCGCTCTGCTGGTCAGAACCGATACCGCTCAGTCAGCACGGGCCATTGCCGAACGGGTACGGGAAGAATTCGCCGGCACACCGACCCTCTATGACGGCCAATCAATTGCGCATACACTCAGTTGTGGCATCACACCGGTACAGCGCCACGGTCAGGCGCTGAGCGTCAATGAGATGATGAAATACGCCGACCAGGCTCTGTATGAAGGCAAAGCGGCTGGCCGTAATTGCACGGTCATCTATCGCGACAGCCTGTCAAATCCAGCACTTCAAACCATTCAATGA
- a CDS encoding YidH family protein, giving the protein MSDTDLRDHLAVERTHLANERTLLSYIRTALSVIIGGGVVLQFLPEQPVLRVLAWVAIFGGLVMAGIGIYRFLKVRREIPRVQP; this is encoded by the coding sequence GTGAGTGACACGGATCTGCGAGATCATCTTGCGGTTGAACGAACGCACCTGGCCAATGAGCGGACCTTGCTGTCATACATTCGCACGGCGCTATCCGTCATCATCGGCGGTGGCGTCGTCCTGCAGTTCCTGCCGGAACAGCCGGTACTCAGGGTGCTGGCCTGGGTGGCCATTTTTGGTGGATTGGTCATGGCGGGGATTGGTATTTACCGGTTTTTGAAAGTCCGGCGGGAAATTCCCCGAGTGCAGCCTTGA